A single window of Flavobacterium aestivum DNA harbors:
- a CDS encoding 1,4-dihydroxy-2-naphthoyl-CoA synthase, whose translation MDWITAKEFEDITYKKCNGVARIAFNRPDVRNAFRPKTTSELYQAFYDAQEDTSIGVVLLSAEGPSSKDGVYSFCSGGDQNARGHQGYVGDDGQHRLNILEVQRLIRFMPKVVIAVVPGWAVGGGHSLHVVCDMTLASKEHAIFKQTDADVTSFDGGYGSAYLAKMVGQKKAREIFFLGRNYSAQEAFEMGMVNAVIPHAELEETAYQWAQEVLGKSPMAIKMLKFAMNLTDDGMVGQQVFAGEATRLAYMTEEAKEGRNAFLEKRKPNFEKKWLP comes from the coding sequence ATGGATTGGATTACCGCCAAAGAATTTGAAGATATAACCTATAAAAAATGCAATGGAGTAGCTAGAATAGCATTCAATAGACCTGATGTACGAAATGCATTTAGACCAAAAACAACATCAGAATTGTATCAGGCTTTTTATGACGCTCAAGAAGATACTTCAATAGGGGTAGTTTTACTTTCTGCCGAAGGGCCTTCGTCTAAAGATGGAGTGTATTCTTTTTGTAGTGGAGGTGACCAAAATGCACGTGGACATCAAGGTTATGTTGGAGATGATGGTCAACACCGTTTGAATATTCTTGAAGTGCAACGTTTAATTCGTTTTATGCCAAAAGTAGTTATAGCCGTAGTACCAGGTTGGGCTGTTGGAGGAGGACACAGTTTGCACGTAGTTTGTGATATGACATTGGCTAGTAAAGAGCATGCTATTTTTAAACAAACGGATGCTGATGTAACAAGCTTTGACGGAGGATACGGATCAGCTTATCTTGCCAAAATGGTAGGTCAGAAAAAAGCTCGTGAAATTTTCTTTTTAGGACGTAATTATTCAGCTCAGGAAGCTTTTGAAATGGGGATGGTTAATGCGGTTATCCCTCATGCTGAACTAGAAGAGACAGCTTATCAATGGGCTCAGGAAGTTTTAGGAAAATCACCTATGGCTATCAAAATGCTAAAATTTGCCATGAACCTTACTGATGATGGTATGGTTGGACAACAGGTTTTTGCTGGTGAAGCGACAAGATTAGCCTATATGACCGAAGAAGCTAAAGAAGGAAGAAATGCTTTCCTTGAAAAACGTAAGCCGAATTTTGAGAAAAAATGGTTGCCATAA
- a CDS encoding GNAT family N-acetyltransferase, whose product MQITLRSYQTEDTQAILDIINYNILNSTALYDYNIRNYEQQKTILEEKINKNFPVIVAIEDDKVVGFGMYSEFRFREAYKYTVEHSVYVDNTHHGKGIGKLLLQKLIQLAKEQKLHTMIAVIDAENQSSIEFHEKFGFKTVGIIKESGYKFDRWLHSVFMQLILE is encoded by the coding sequence ATGCAAATCACATTAAGATCTTATCAAACAGAGGATACGCAAGCAATATTAGATATTATCAATTATAATATTCTAAACTCAACTGCCTTATATGATTACAATATTCGAAATTACGAACAACAAAAAACTATACTAGAAGAGAAAATCAACAAGAACTTCCCTGTTATTGTTGCTATAGAAGATGATAAGGTCGTCGGGTTTGGTATGTATAGTGAATTCCGATTTAGAGAAGCTTATAAATATACCGTAGAACATTCTGTTTATGTAGATAATACCCATCACGGAAAAGGCATTGGAAAACTTCTGCTTCAAAAATTGATTCAATTGGCAAAAGAGCAAAAACTCCACACCATGATTGCCGTTATCGATGCCGAGAATCAAAGCAGTATTGAGTTTCATGAGAAATTTGGATTTAAAACGGTTGGCATTATCAAAGAATCCGGTTATAAGTTCGATCGCTGGCTGCATTCCGTATTTATGCAATTGATATTGGAGTAA
- a CDS encoding PH domain-containing protein, translating to MEGDFSQPQRQSIVGIFVMFVYSLQGYLKAFWPILVIWIFKFNEINKGYLLAGTIAVFAFIGVIAYLRYRNFTFYIDQENDEFIITEGVFNKTKTAIQLHKIQQVNINQSFIQRVVGVYELAVDTAGSNKKEADIKAISHALALDLKVRLLENEKKRVIEDGSIDQTEIPVEKQVETDIPFINISFLSLIKIGITSNYVKSFFVLLAFFFTVFDHIKQITGRDVLQDENIEDYVGKRQIVNVFLILFILFFLAVIVINLIKTVFTYFDYKITRQKGSLLLSYGLLNTRSTIVKPEKVQITSITQNFLQKKMNVLELKIKQAANGEKEAHKLAIDIPGCSRPEKDAILKLLFQKIPEKGVMLKPNFRKLGFSVFLTIGLPLLGFYFIRDFVVTQMPMIDYLVMFFVVFMGLIQFFIYKNNRLFINDDFIILQSGAWDISNEIIEPSKIQAITVSQLFWHKNINIGSLTLHTAGGNIAFQLGNFTTIKQYVNLWLYEMETSDSNWM from the coding sequence ATGGAAGGTGATTTTAGTCAACCCCAGCGACAATCCATTGTGGGGATTTTTGTCATGTTTGTTTATTCGCTTCAAGGATATCTAAAAGCATTTTGGCCAATTCTGGTTATTTGGATTTTCAAGTTCAATGAAATTAATAAAGGGTATTTATTGGCAGGAACGATTGCTGTTTTTGCCTTTATTGGAGTTATTGCTTATTTACGATATAGGAACTTTACCTTTTATATAGATCAGGAAAATGATGAATTTATTATAACTGAAGGTGTTTTTAATAAAACAAAAACAGCTATACAACTTCATAAAATACAACAAGTAAATATCAATCAGTCTTTTATTCAAAGAGTGGTTGGGGTTTACGAATTAGCGGTTGATACTGCTGGATCCAATAAAAAAGAAGCCGATATCAAAGCGATTTCACATGCATTGGCATTAGACCTGAAAGTTCGTTTATTAGAAAATGAAAAAAAGAGAGTAATTGAGGATGGCAGTATTGATCAAACCGAAATTCCAGTAGAAAAACAAGTTGAAACCGATATTCCTTTTATAAATATCAGTTTTTTAAGTTTGATAAAAATTGGAATTACTTCAAATTATGTAAAGAGCTTTTTTGTATTACTGGCTTTTTTCTTCACGGTTTTCGATCATATCAAACAAATCACAGGACGAGATGTTTTACAGGATGAAAATATTGAGGATTATGTAGGTAAAAGACAAATAGTCAATGTGTTTCTAATACTTTTTATTCTTTTCTTTCTTGCTGTAATTGTTATTAATCTAATCAAAACAGTATTTACTTATTTTGATTATAAAATTACGAGACAAAAGGGTTCATTGTTGCTTTCCTATGGTTTATTGAATACCAGAAGTACGATTGTGAAGCCTGAAAAAGTTCAAATTACCAGTATAACACAGAATTTTTTGCAAAAGAAAATGAATGTTTTAGAACTTAAAATCAAGCAGGCTGCAAATGGTGAAAAAGAAGCACATAAATTAGCTATTGATATTCCGGGTTGTAGTAGACCGGAAAAAGATGCTATTTTGAAATTGTTGTTTCAAAAAATACCTGAGAAAGGTGTTATGTTAAAGCCAAATTTTAGAAAGTTGGGATTTTCAGTGTTTTTAACCATAGGTTTACCTTTGTTAGGCTTTTATTTTATTAGAGATTTTGTTGTGACACAAATGCCAATGATTGATTATTTGGTAATGTTTTTTGTTGTTTTTATGGGGCTGATTCAGTTTTTTATTTACAAAAATAATCGCCTTTTTATCAATGATGATTTTATAATTCTACAAAGTGGAGCATGGGATATTAGTAATGAAATTATAGAACCTAGTAAGATTCAGGCGATTACTGTATCACAACTTTTTTGGCATAAAAATATCAATATTGGTTCCTTAACTTTGCATACCGCTGGCGGAAATATTGCTTTTCAATTAGGTAATTTTACAACCATAAAACAATACGTCAACCTTTGGTTATACGAAATGGAAACGTCCGATAGTAATTGGATGTAG
- a CDS encoding DUF2853 family protein, producing the protein MSAKDELIVKYAADLKEKCGINPEMDLLKKVTIGCGPSIFNPDSSIIAGTQKSEIDTVKKNFLIKKLGLPDGPALKEGIDTVLEQYGRSNRNKYRAVFYYLLTKHFGRESAYN; encoded by the coding sequence ATGAGCGCAAAAGACGAATTAATTGTAAAGTATGCAGCCGACTTGAAAGAAAAATGCGGGATTAATCCAGAAATGGATTTATTAAAAAAAGTAACTATTGGATGTGGTCCATCCATATTTAACCCTGATTCCTCAATTATAGCCGGAACTCAAAAATCGGAGATTGATACTGTTAAAAAAAATTTCTTAATTAAGAAGTTAGGCTTGCCAGATGGCCCGGCTCTTAAGGAAGGAATTGATACTGTACTAGAGCAATACGGAAGGTCAAATAGAAATAAATATAGAGCCGTTTTCTATTATTTGCTGACTAAGCATTTTGGACGTGAAAGTGCGTACAATTAA
- a CDS encoding C1 family peptidase, with amino-acid sequence MKTRFLSIALLSLAFNSYAQKYEFQTIKDIEATPILSQDKTGTCWSFSTTSFLESEIIRITGKKIDLSEMYNVRNTYPKKASNYIMRQGKAQFSEGGLSHDVINSARDFGLVPQSAYFGLVQNETTYNHSEMVAVLESMLKTYVSNPAKKLSPHWKESVSAILDIYLGKNVTEFTYEGKKYTPATFLEMTKINPASYIAISSFTHQPFYKPFLLDIPDNFSNGLFYNLPLEEYIQNIDNALDNGYTVALDSDVSENTFSSKNGIAVIPASSDDEKAILTEIKPEKSISQEYRQQEFENLNTADDHLMHIVGKVKDQNGNIYYKVKNSWGTIGQNNGFIYMSVPYMKLKSISVLLHKDGLSKKTRTSLGV; translated from the coding sequence ATGAAAACACGATTTCTATCTATTGCTTTACTTAGCCTAGCTTTTAATAGCTATGCTCAAAAGTATGAATTCCAAACCATTAAAGATATTGAAGCAACACCTATCCTTTCCCAAGATAAAACAGGTACTTGCTGGAGCTTCTCTACTACTTCTTTTTTAGAATCCGAAATTATCCGTATAACAGGTAAAAAAATAGATTTATCTGAAATGTACAATGTTCGAAATACCTATCCAAAAAAAGCCTCAAATTACATTATGCGACAAGGAAAAGCGCAATTTAGCGAAGGTGGATTAAGCCATGATGTTATTAATAGTGCTAGAGATTTTGGCTTAGTACCACAAAGTGCCTATTTCGGTTTAGTACAAAATGAGACTACCTATAATCATTCTGAAATGGTTGCAGTTCTTGAATCTATGCTAAAAACTTATGTTTCAAATCCTGCAAAAAAACTTTCTCCACACTGGAAAGAATCAGTTTCTGCAATTTTAGATATCTACTTAGGAAAAAATGTAACTGAATTTACATACGAAGGGAAGAAATATACTCCGGCCACCTTTTTAGAAATGACTAAAATTAATCCGGCTTCTTATATCGCTATTTCATCATTTACTCATCAGCCGTTTTACAAACCATTTTTATTAGATATTCCAGATAATTTCTCCAATGGTCTTTTCTACAATCTACCATTAGAGGAATATATTCAAAATATTGATAATGCTTTAGATAATGGATACACTGTAGCTTTGGATAGTGATGTGAGTGAAAACACTTTCTCCAGCAAAAATGGTATAGCTGTAATTCCTGCCAGTTCAGATGATGAAAAAGCAATTCTAACAGAGATTAAACCTGAAAAAAGCATCTCTCAAGAATACCGTCAACAGGAATTTGAAAATCTTAACACAGCAGACGATCATCTAATGCACATTGTTGGAAAAGTAAAAGACCAAAATGGAAATATTTACTATAAAGTAAAAAATTCATGGGGTACAATTGGACAAAATAATGGTTTTATTTATATGAGCGTTCCTTATATGAAACTAAAATCAATTTCTGTTTTATTACATAAAGATGGATTATCTAAAAAAACCAGAACTAGTCTAGGTGTATAA
- a CDS encoding tRNA dihydrouridine synthase, translating to MSFTLLSSPLQGFTDFRFRNAINKYFGGIDTYYSPYIRLNGKLVIKSSYERDLLPENNVGLEVIPQIITNDADEFLFVAKYVQELGYKELNWNLGCPYPMVTKSGMGSGLISNTERINHILDRAHSETDIIVSMKMRLGYDTTEEILDVLPILDNYPIKNIAIHARIGKQLYKGGVHLDAFQQCIDNTKHKLYYNGDITSVAKFQEMQQRFPSIDHWMIGRGLIADPFLPSMIKNNATEYPKNKMELFSAFHDTLYEGYSESLSGQAHILLKMHHLWEYFSVIFSNPHKVHKNIKKAKSIKNYEATVKEVIAKEK from the coding sequence ATGAGTTTTACATTGCTTTCTTCTCCCTTACAAGGATTTACCGATTTTCGTTTTCGAAATGCCATCAATAAATATTTTGGTGGGATTGACACCTATTATTCTCCATACATCCGCTTGAACGGAAAGTTAGTCATAAAATCATCTTACGAACGAGACTTGCTTCCAGAAAACAATGTTGGTCTGGAAGTAATTCCGCAAATTATAACCAATGATGCCGATGAGTTTTTGTTTGTCGCCAAATATGTTCAAGAACTAGGCTATAAAGAATTAAACTGGAATTTAGGCTGTCCGTATCCTATGGTTACCAAATCTGGCATGGGATCAGGACTCATCAGTAATACCGAAAGAATCAATCACATTCTTGACCGTGCACACTCAGAAACTGACATTATAGTCTCTATGAAAATGCGTCTGGGTTATGATACTACTGAAGAAATTCTGGATGTTTTACCCATTTTAGACAACTACCCTATTAAGAATATTGCCATTCATGCCCGTATTGGGAAACAACTATACAAAGGAGGCGTACATCTGGATGCGTTTCAACAATGTATTGACAATACCAAGCACAAACTGTATTATAACGGTGATATTACTTCGGTAGCTAAATTTCAGGAAATGCAGCAACGTTTTCCTAGTATTGACCATTGGATGATCGGTAGAGGATTAATTGCCGATCCTTTTTTACCGAGTATGATAAAAAACAACGCTACTGAATACCCTAAAAACAAAATGGAATTATTCAGTGCTTTTCATGACACTCTTTATGAAGGTTACAGTGAGTCATTATCCGGACAAGCACATATATTACTCAAAATGCATCATTTATGGGAGTATTTTTCGGTTATCTTTTCTAATCCCCATAAAGTCCATAAAAACATTAAAAAAGCCAAAAGCATCAAAAATTACGAGGCTACTGTTAAAGAAGTTATTGCTAAAGAAAAATAA
- a CDS encoding CvfB family protein, with protein MIEIGKYNTLTILRDTKVGLFLGNPEKDPEGKHDILLPNKYVPNEFEIGEELIVFVYLDHEERPVATTLEPYILLNEFALLRVNYTNQIGAFMDWGMEKDILVPFKEQARPMEKGKRYLVYLYMDKKTNRLVASSKLNQFLNNDHLTVEKGEEVELIVSHITELGINVIINEKHKGLLYKDEVYDDSIRTGDRMRGYIKNIRPDNKIDVSLQMQGYQNVEPNAEKILDELRASRGFLRLTDNSHPEDIKTVLKMSKKTFKKAIGALYKEKLIEIKEDGIYLVKE; from the coding sequence ATGATTGAAATAGGAAAATACAATACGCTTACTATATTGCGTGATACCAAAGTGGGGTTGTTTTTAGGAAACCCGGAAAAAGATCCAGAAGGGAAACACGATATACTTTTACCTAATAAATATGTACCCAATGAATTTGAAATAGGCGAGGAGCTTATTGTCTTTGTGTACTTGGATCATGAAGAACGTCCGGTTGCTACAACTCTGGAGCCTTATATCTTATTGAATGAATTTGCACTTTTGCGTGTAAATTATACCAATCAAATAGGTGCTTTTATGGATTGGGGAATGGAGAAGGATATTTTGGTTCCGTTTAAGGAACAAGCGCGTCCTATGGAGAAAGGAAAACGTTATTTGGTTTATCTATACATGGATAAAAAGACCAATCGTTTGGTAGCATCAAGTAAATTGAATCAATTTTTAAATAATGACCATCTCACTGTTGAAAAAGGTGAAGAAGTAGAGTTAATTGTTTCTCATATAACTGAATTAGGAATCAATGTGATCATCAACGAAAAACACAAAGGTTTGTTGTATAAAGATGAGGTGTATGATGATTCTATTCGTACAGGAGATCGCATGCGTGGCTATATTAAAAACATTAGACCTGATAATAAAATTGACGTGTCTTTACAAATGCAAGGCTATCAAAATGTTGAACCAAATGCCGAAAAAATTCTGGATGAATTGAGAGCTAGTAGAGGATTTTTACGATTAACGGATAACTCACATCCTGAAGACATCAAGACGGTCTTAAAAATGAGTAAAAAGACATTCAAAAAAGCTATTGGTGCTTTATACAAAGAAAAATTAATCGAGATAAAAGAGGACGGAATTTACTTGGTTAAAGAATAA
- the menD gene encoding 2-succinyl-5-enolpyruvyl-6-hydroxy-3-cyclohexene-1-carboxylic-acid synthase produces MIYPKIPLAQSILQIFLAKGITNIIISPGSRNAPLTIGFASNPAFQCYSIADERAAAFFALGIAQQTQKPTVLVCTSGSALLNYYPAIAEAFYSQIPLIVISADRPQSKIDIGDGQTIRQENVFANHSLYNANLVEEVSEENDRKINEAINTAIDKKGPTHINAPFEEPLYETVSELSVNSTVFASAKEQQAIETKELQQYANLWNNASRKLILIGVNEPNSISKKVIESFANDESIVVMTENTSNLHHQSFISNIDTIITPFTAEDFEAYRPEILITFGGMVVSKRIKAFLRKYKPEHHWHIDTLRAYDTFGCLTQHFEADPNTFFEAFLPLTSRIESDYFSQLNAVKALRKEKHEIYLSKTPFTDFKVFDQVISTLPKSCQLQISNSSAIRYAQLIAIDPSIEVYCNRGTSGIDGSTSTAIGAAFASTKPTVFISGDIGFLYDSNALWNSYIPKNFKIILINNGGGGIFRILPGHEETPVFNTYFETSHGLTAEHLAKMYGFDYAVANDETSLSKELDSLYNQNEKPSILEVFTPTLENNVVLLQYFKELT; encoded by the coding sequence ATGATTTACCCCAAAATACCACTAGCTCAAAGTATACTCCAAATTTTTTTAGCCAAAGGAATCACTAACATTATTATATCTCCAGGTTCAAGAAATGCACCCTTAACGATAGGTTTTGCAAGCAATCCCGCTTTTCAATGTTACAGTATTGCTGATGAACGTGCAGCTGCTTTTTTTGCTTTGGGAATAGCTCAGCAAACCCAGAAGCCTACAGTGCTTGTTTGTACCTCAGGTTCGGCTTTATTAAACTATTATCCTGCAATTGCAGAGGCATTTTACAGTCAGATTCCGTTAATTGTTATATCGGCGGATCGACCACAAAGTAAGATAGACATTGGCGATGGGCAAACCATTCGTCAGGAAAATGTATTCGCAAATCATTCTTTGTACAATGCTAATTTGGTTGAAGAGGTTTCGGAGGAAAACGATCGAAAAATAAATGAAGCCATTAATACTGCTATTGATAAAAAAGGACCAACGCATATCAATGCTCCTTTTGAAGAGCCTTTGTACGAAACGGTTTCGGAGCTAAGTGTTAATAGTACAGTTTTCGCTTCCGCAAAAGAGCAACAGGCAATAGAGACTAAAGAGTTGCAGCAATATGCTAATCTTTGGAACAATGCTAGCCGAAAATTAATACTTATTGGAGTAAACGAACCCAATTCAATTTCTAAAAAGGTTATTGAAAGCTTTGCTAATGATGAATCGATTGTAGTGATGACCGAAAACACTTCAAATTTGCATCATCAAAGTTTTATAAGCAATATAGATACAATCATTACACCTTTTACGGCAGAAGATTTTGAAGCATATCGCCCAGAAATCTTAATCACTTTTGGCGGAATGGTAGTCTCTAAACGTATTAAAGCCTTTTTGAGAAAATACAAACCAGAACACCATTGGCATATCGACACATTGAGAGCCTATGATACATTTGGTTGTTTGACTCAGCATTTTGAGGCTGACCCTAATACTTTTTTCGAAGCCTTTTTGCCTTTGACCTCAAGAATAGAAAGTGATTATTTCTCTCAACTGAATGCAGTTAAAGCATTGCGAAAAGAAAAACACGAAATCTATTTGTCTAAAACTCCTTTTACAGATTTTAAAGTTTTTGATCAAGTGATTTCTACTTTGCCTAAATCATGCCAATTACAAATAAGTAATAGCTCGGCGATACGTTATGCTCAATTAATAGCAATAGATCCATCTATCGAAGTGTATTGCAATAGAGGAACCAGTGGGATAGATGGTAGTACATCAACAGCCATTGGTGCAGCTTTTGCCAGTACAAAACCAACCGTTTTCATTTCAGGTGACATCGGGTTTTTATATGACAGTAATGCTCTTTGGAACAGTTATATTCCGAAAAATTTCAAAATTATTTTGATAAATAATGGGGGTGGAGGCATTTTTAGAATTTTGCCAGGACACGAAGAAACACCTGTTTTTAATACTTATTTCGAAACGTCTCATGGCTTGACAGCAGAACATTTAGCAAAAATGTATGGCTTTGATTATGCTGTTGCCAATGATGAAACAAGCTTGTCAAAAGAATTAGATTCATTATACAATCAAAATGAAAAACCAAGTATTCTAGAAGTTTTTACTCCAACATTAGAAAATAATGTTGTCTTATTGCAGTATTTTAAGGAGCTGACGTAG
- a CDS encoding PH domain-containing protein, whose translation MENFTNETIDTTLLPKFEEVQFSVLHPNYWKVTLISLTVFFLIIGIGVGLTLFFNDLLASFVLEFSIAFACMVVVVLFFSRIAFKKKGFAFRQHDVLFRHGVIATNTLVIPYNRVQHVALHEGLISRFFGLAKIEIFTAGGSSSDIEIPGIVKEEAENIKQLLMGKIQKQL comes from the coding sequence ATGGAAAACTTCACAAACGAAACCATAGATACTACACTGCTTCCAAAATTTGAGGAAGTACAATTCTCGGTTTTGCATCCTAATTATTGGAAAGTAACTTTAATAAGTCTAACAGTCTTCTTTTTGATTATTGGAATAGGAGTGGGACTCACGTTATTTTTTAATGATCTCCTTGCTTCATTTGTATTAGAATTTAGCATTGCTTTTGCTTGTATGGTAGTTGTAGTATTATTCTTTTCTAGAATTGCATTCAAGAAAAAAGGATTTGCATTTAGACAACATGATGTTTTATTCAGACATGGAGTAATTGCAACGAACACACTTGTAATTCCATATAATAGAGTGCAACACGTAGCTTTACATGAAGGATTGATTTCAAGGTTTTTTGGTTTAGCCAAAATAGAAATTTTTACTGCTGGTGGGAGTTCTAGTGATATAGAGATTCCTGGAATTGTCAAAGAAGAAGCCGAAAATATCAAGCAATTGTTGATGGGTAAAATTCAAAAACAACTATAA
- a CDS encoding DUF3943 domain-containing protein, with amino-acid sequence MTQTKIFLSFVLLTLTGFTVFSQQVENNNTPQDINLNHFDNLVAVNDVNVTTPDSLYNSTSYNNTTTLIDTTLVKQNTPVYPPAFRDYRRLGYDTAMYLGAAVVAFGILYAMPESATNWDKEAMKENGITYKWKQNVKAGPVWDEDDWVLNYITHPYSGAVYYMTSRSSGFTIFESFLYSAFMSTCFWEYGIEAFAEIPSKQDLIVTPVIGSALGEGFFYAKKSIIKNDRRVLRSKFLGYTSLLLMDPFNTILDSFGYKERQKTQLSLAPVGFDKGANKAIWGLTFNMQF; translated from the coding sequence ATGACTCAAACAAAAATATTTTTAAGTTTCGTTCTCTTAACCCTAACAGGTTTTACTGTATTTTCTCAACAAGTTGAGAATAATAATACCCCACAAGACATCAATTTAAATCATTTTGATAATTTGGTAGCAGTAAATGATGTAAACGTAACTACTCCAGATTCTCTTTACAACAGCACTTCTTACAACAATACAACAACACTAATAGACACTACATTAGTAAAACAAAATACTCCTGTCTACCCTCCCGCTTTTAGAGATTATAGAAGATTAGGATATGATACAGCTATGTATCTTGGTGCTGCCGTTGTTGCTTTTGGTATTCTCTATGCTATGCCGGAGAGTGCGACCAATTGGGACAAAGAAGCCATGAAAGAAAATGGCATTACCTATAAATGGAAACAAAATGTAAAAGCCGGACCAGTTTGGGATGAAGATGACTGGGTTCTAAATTATATTACCCACCCTTATTCTGGGGCTGTTTACTATATGACATCCAGAAGTAGTGGTTTTACCATTTTTGAGTCTTTTTTATATTCAGCTTTTATGTCTACTTGCTTCTGGGAATACGGAATTGAAGCTTTTGCTGAAATCCCTTCTAAACAAGATTTAATAGTAACTCCCGTAATAGGATCAGCATTAGGTGAAGGTTTTTTCTATGCCAAGAAAAGCATTATAAAAAATGACAGAAGAGTATTGCGCTCTAAATTTTTAGGATACACCTCTTTGCTACTTATGGATCCATTCAATACTATATTGGATAGTTTTGGTTACAAAGAAAGACAAAAAACACAATTAAGTTTAGCTCCAGTTGGATTTGACAAAGGTGCAAATAAAGCCATTTGGGGGCTTACCTTTAACATGCAATTTTAA